The Streptomyces laurentii region GGCCCGGACTTTGGCGAGCGACTCCGGCCCGGTGATGTCGGCGGCCGAACGGTAGGAGTCCGGCTCCCCGTACGCGCCGGCCGCCTCCCGCCACCCCTCGGGCCGTACGCCGTACTGCTTGCCGAGCAGCGCCAGGAAGATCCGCGCCTTCTGCTCGCCGAACCCGGGCAGCGCCTCCAGCCGGGCCAGCAGCTCCGGTCCGGTGGCCACGCCGCGCCACACCGCCTCCGCGTCGCCCCCGTACTCGTCCACGAGGAAGCGGCACAGCTGCTGGATCCGCTGGGCCATGGAGCCCGGATAGCGGTGCACGGCCGGTTTCTCGGAGAGCAGCGCGGCGAAGGCCTCCGGGTCCTGGGCGGCGATCTCGCCCGCGTCCAGGTCGTCCCGGCCGAGGCGGGTGGCGACGGTGTACGGGCCGGAGAACGCCCACTCCATCGGCACCTGCTGGTCCAGGAGCATGCCGACGAGCGCGGCGAGCGGGGAGCGGCCGAGGAGCGCGTCGGCCTCGGGCTGCTGGGCGAGGTGGATCTCGGGGCTCATACCCCGATCATCACGCCGGGCGGCCCGGCCCGCCCGGCGAGCGGGGCACGGGGCGGACCGGGCCGTCGGGCCTGCCGTTGTGTCGGGCCCACCGTTGTGTCGGGCCTACCGCTCCGGCGTGGTCTCCGTCGCCGCCGTACGTGTCGCCCCCGTCGTCGCCGTATCCGTCGCCGTATCCGCCGCCGTACCTGTCGCCGTCCCGAAGCGGGCGAGGGCGTCCTTCACGTGCGTACGGGTCCCGTCGACGCCGAGGTGCCCGCCCGAGGCCACGATGTGCAGCTCGGCGTCCGGCCAGGCCTGGGCCAGTTCCCAGGCGGTGGCGGCCGGCCCGCCCAGGTCGAGCCGTCCGTGCACGAGGACGCCGGGGATGCCGGCCAGCCGGTGGGCGTCCCGGATCAGCGCGCCCTCCTCCAGGAACGCGCCGTGCGCGAAGTAGTGCGCGCAGATGCGGACGAAGCCGAGCCGGGTGTCGTCGACGCGGTCCATGTACGGGGTGCCCTGGCCCTCCAGCGACAGGACGGCGTCCTCCCAGGTGCACCAGTCGGCCGCCGCCTTCTCCCGTACGGAGCGGTCGGGATGGTTCATCAGGGCGGCATATGCCCTGATGAGGTCCTGGCCTCCGGTGTGCGGGGGCGCGTCCGCTCCGGCCCGGAACCGTTCGTGCGCCTCGGGGAAGTACCGTCCGACGCCCTCGTACAGCCAGGCCGTCTCGGAGCGGCGCGTGGTGGTGACGGCCGCGATCACGATCTCGGTGACGCGCTCCGGGTGCGTCTCGGCATAGGCCAGGATCAGCGTGGACCCCCAGGAGCCGCCGTACAGCAGCCAGCGGTCGATGCCGAGGTGGATCCGCAGCCGTTCCATGTCGGCGATCAGGTGGTCGGTGGTGTTGACGGACAGGTCCGTGGCCGGGTCGCTCGCGTGCGGGGTGGAGCGACCGCAGCCGCGCTGGTCGAACTGGACGATCCGGTAGACCGCGGGGTCGAAGACCCGGCGCGCGTTCGGGGACGAGCCGGAGCCGGGGCCGCCGTGGACGACGAGCGCGGGCTTTCCTTCGGGGTTTCCGGCGACGGACCAGTACACGTGGTTCCCGTCGCCGACGTCGAGCATGCCTTCGTCATGGGGTGCGAGCTCAGCGAACATCCCGCCGACACTACTGGCCGCCTCCGTCCCGCGCCGCCGGATTCCGACGCGGCACCCGGGGTAGCGTCGCACGCATGAACGACCTGGACGGGTTAGGGCAGTTGGGTGCGGCGGTGCGTGCTCCGGCCGCGGGGGCGGGGTGCGGGTGGTCGGCCTCGGCGAGTCCACGCACGGCACGGCGGAGTTCTTCCGGCTGAAGCACCGGCTGGTGGAGTACCTGGTCACCGCACACGGCTTCCGTACCTTCGCGATGGAGGCCAGCGCCTCGGCCGCACCCGCGGTCGACGCGTACGTACGGGGCCGGGGCACGGCGGCCGACGGGGCCGCGGCCCTGACCGGGCTCGGCTTCTGGGTCTGGCGGACCCGTGAGGTGCTGGACCTGCTCGACTGGCTGCGCGCCTACAACCGGGGCCGGGCGGCGGCCGACCAGGTCGGATTCGCGGGCATCGACGCCCAGCGGTGCGCGGCGTCGGTGGCGTACTTCGCCTCCGGCGGGACGGACGGCAAGGGGGCCGGGGTGGGAGCGCCGACGGGCTCGCGGTCCTGGCGGAGGCGCATCCGGGGCAGTATCCGGAGCGACGTGACGAACTGACGGCTCTCGTACGGGCGCTGGTGCCGGCCGACGCGGAAGGAGAGCGCCACGCGCGGATCCTGGTGCGGGCGGCGGACGTCGTCACCTGCGCGTCGCCCGCCGAGGTGGGGCGGGTGCGCGACGGGCATATGACGGACGCGGTCGGCGAACTGCTCACCGCCGACCCGGACGCGCGGATCGCGCTCTGGGCCCACAACGGCCACATCGCCGTCCAGGGCGCCTCGCTGGGCGCGCGGCTGCGCGAGCGGTACGGCTCCGCGTACTACGCCCTCGGCCTCTTCTTCGGCGAGGGCGCCTTCCGGGCCCGCCGGATGTGGCCGGGCCCCTGGGGCCCGCGGACGAGACGCCCCTCACCCGTCGCCGTCAACCGCGTCGGCCCGCCTCCGCCCGGCTCGCTGGAGGCACGGCTCGGGGCCGGCGGCCGGGGCCCGTACGTACACGATCTGCGCGCGTCGGCCGAGTCCTGGCCGCACGAGACCCTGGCGAGCCGCTCGTACGGCGCCTATGTCGCCCGCGGCGTCTACCACTGGAACTCCATGCCGACGACTCCGGCGACGGAATACGACGGCCTGGCATATGTCCCGCTGTCGACCCCGTCGACGCCCCTCTAGCGCGTCTCGTGAGCGTCGTGAGTGCCGTGAGTGCCGTGAGTGCCGTGGAGGTCGAGTGGCGCGTCGCCGTGGAGCAGTTGGCGCATGCCCGCCTTCAGCTCGTCCGCCGTCAGGTGGCGTTCCTCCGTCAGGTGGTGGATCAGGCTCGGGGAGAAGGGGGCCAGGAGGAGGTGGGCGAGGAGGGGCGCGTTGGCGTCCGGGCGGGCCTCGGCGACCAGCAGGGTGACGTGGGCGTGCGTGGCGAGGTAGGCGCCGTTGGTGTAGCGGGCGGTCGGCGCCGCGGACTGGGCGGCGAGCAGGATCGGGCCCTGCTCGACGACGCGGTCCACGTACGCGTCGAGGAAGGCGTCGAGGCGCCGCGCGGCGGGCGCGCCGGGGCCGAGCGGCGGCGGGCCGCTCAGATACGCCTCCTGGAACCGGCGCTCGCGGTCGTCGAGCAGCGCCCACAGCAGCTGCGAGACGTCACCGAAGCGGCGGTAGACCGTGCCGACGCCGATGCCGCTCGCGTGCGCGACCTGGTTCATGGTGACGGCGCCGGGTCCCTCCTCGGCGACGATCCGGGCGGCCGCGTCGAGGATCTTGCGGCGGTTGCGGGCGGCGTCGGCGCGCTCGGGGCGGGGTCGCCGGGCGTCGGGAGCAGGGTGAGCGCGGGTACGGGCCGGCTCGACGGCGTCACGGCGGCCCGTACCGCCGCCCGCTCGGTCCTCCGCTCGGTCTCCCGTCCCACCGGCCGCTCCGCCGGACCCGTGGTGGCCTGCGGTTCGTTGGTGCTCATCGGCTGGTGCCCGCCTTTCGTCCCGGCTCTCGTCCGCGCGTGCTCCCGGCTTCGGCGGCGCGCCGTCCGGCGGCCGCCCGCGCCTCCCCCTTGGTCGCCTCGTCACTTCGAGCATACCTGGGGCCCTTGCGAAACGGATAGTCCTCCGTTTAGTCTCATCCATCGAAGCGGAAAGCAATCCGTTTCTTCCAGGGGCGTTGTTCCAGGTCTTTTCCCAGGTCCTCAGGAGGGCTCAGCATGTCCGTCAAGGTCGCCGTCATCTACTACTCGGCCACCGGGAACGTCCACCAGCTCGCCCAGGCGGTCGCCGAGGGCGCCGAGAAGGCCGGCGCCGAGGTGCGGCTGCGCCGGGTGGCCGAGCTCGCCCCGGACGCCGCGATCGACTCGAACCCGGCCTGGCGCGCCCACGTGGACGCCACCGTGGACCAGGTCGAGGTCGCCACGCTGGAGGACCTCGAGTGGGCGGACGCGTACGCGCTCGGCTCGCCGACCCGGTTCGGCAACATCAGCGCCCAGCTCAAGCAGTTCATCGACATCAGCGGCGGCCAGTGGCAGCGCGGCGTGATGGCCGACAAGCCGGCCACCGGCTTCACCAGTGCCGGCAACCTGCACGGCGGCAACGAGTCCACGCTGCTCGCGCTCTACAACACCTTCCACCACTGGGGCTCGGTCATCGTCTCGCCCGGCTTCACCGACCCGTCCGTTTCGGCGGCCGGTGGCAACCCCTACGGCACCGCCCACCCGGGCGCCAACGGCGAGCCGGGCGAGAACGTCCTCGCCGCCGCCCGCTACCAGGGTGCGCGCCTGACGAAGATCGCCAAGCGCCTGAACGGTCTCGCGGCCGACTGACGCGCGCCACGCACGGGTGCCTCGCGCACCACGCGCCGCGAATGTGATGTACCCCCGGGGTCGTATACCCCGGGGGTACTTCTGTTTCTGTTATGGTCGGCTGTATACCCCGGGGGGTAACGAGGGACTATCGGGGGTCCCGTTCCTGGAAGGAGTGCAGGTTTGCTCATCGCCCTCGCGGCCGGTGCCGTCGTCGGGCTTTCGCTCGGGGCACTCGGCGGAGGCGGCAGTGTGCTCGCCGTCCCAGCGCTGATCTACCTGCTCGGCCTCACCCCGACCGCCGCTGCCACGGCGAGTCTGTTCATCGTGCTCGCGACCTCCGCGACCGCACTGTACGGACATGCGCGGGACGGTCAAGTGCGCTGGCGCACCGGCGCGCTCTTCGCGGCCGCCGGAATCGTGCCCGCGGCACTCGGCGGACTGGCCTCCGCCCGGCTGCCGGAATGGCTGCTGACCCTTGGCTTCTCCCTGGTGGCGGGCTTCGCGGCGGTACGGATGGTCCGCCGGACCCCGGAGGCCGAGGCGGTACGGCGTTCGACGCCGGCCGTCGCGGGCGCGGGTGCCGGACTGGGTGCCGTGACCGGTGTCCTGGGTGTCGGCGGCGGGTTCCTCACGGTGCCGGCGCTCGTCCAGGTCGTCGGCCTGAAGATGCGTCCGGCCGTCGGGACCAGCCTCTTCGTCGTGGGGGCCAACGCGCTGGTCGCCCTGCTCGCGCGGTTCGGCAGTGCCGCGCACATGGACTGGCGGATCGTCGCCCCGTTCACGGGCGCGGCGGTGCTCGGTGCCTGGGACGGGCGGCGGCTGGCGAAACGTATCCCCGGAGACAAGCTGCGCCGGATCTTCGGCGTGATGCTGCTCCTGGTGGCGGTGGTGATGCTGGTCGACCTGCTCATCTAGCCGAGAGCCGCCGAGCGGCCGGGCCGGGATGACGCACGAGCTCGCGCTCGTGACGCGGCCCGGAGCCGGACCCGGACTCGGGCCGTGACCCGGATCAGGATCAGGATCCCGGCCTAGGCCAGCGAGAGGAACAGCTTCTCCAGCCTGGCCCGCATCTGGTCGGGGTCCTCCCCGGTCCGCGTTCCCTTCTCCATGTCGGTCAGGCACTGCTGGAGACCGGTCGCGATGATCGCGAAGCCGGCCCGGTCCAGTGCCCGGGAAGCGGCGGCCAGCTGGGTCACGACCTCCTCGCAGTCGCGGCCTTCTTCGATCATCCGGATGACTCCGGCGATCTGCCCCTGTGCCCGGCGCAGCCGGTTCAGTACGGCCTTCAGCTCGGCGCCCGCGAGATCCAGTTCCACAACCACTCCTCCACAGATACCCCCGGGGGTAAGTTACCCCCCGATCCGGGGTCCCGTCGAAGACCAAGGATGACACCTGCCATGACCACCACGACCCGCACCGTCGAGGCCGACCAGATCCGCACCCGCCTCGACGAGCTGACCGTCATCGACGTCCGCTCGCCCGGCGAGTACGCGGGCGGCCACCTGCCCGGCGCCATGAACATCCCGCTCGACCGCCTCAAGCACGCCCTTCCCTCCCTGAAGGAGGCCGCGTCGCGCGGCGAGCTGCTCATCGTCTGCCAGTCCGGCAACCGCTCGCGCAACGCCTGCGCGCAGCTCGCCGCCGAGGGCATCCCCACCCTCGACCTGGTCGGCGGCACCAGCGGCTGGGCCTCCCGCGGCAACGCCCTCGACCGCCCGGCCGGCGGCCCCGTCCGCGTCCCGTGGGCCATGGACCGCCAGGTCCGTCTGGCCGCCGGTTCGCTCGTCCTGCTGGGCCTGCTCCTCGGCGTCCTGGTCCACCCGCTCTTCCAGCTGCTCTCGGCCGGTGTGGCCGGCGGCCTCGTCTTCTCCGCCCTGACCAACACCTGCGGCATGGCGGCGATGCTCGGCAAGCTGCCCTACAACCGCGCCACCTCCTGCGGCGTCGACCTCTCCGCCACCCTGAACCGCCTCAACAACGGCGGTAAGTGAGCCCCGGCGGTTCTTCGCCGCGCGGCCGCAGTGAAACGGACCCGTACGGGTCGCCACGTGAGGGGCGATCCGTACGGGTCCGTCGCTGTGCCGGGGGCCGCGGCGCGCGGCCGTCAGCCGGCCTCCGGCCCCTCGCCCTCGTCGACCGGGCGGATCACCACCGGGTACTCCGGCGCACCGGCCGGCTGCGGACACTGGGCGACGCGGGCCGCGATCTCGGCGACCCGCTCCGGGGTCGCGCAGTCCAGCACCCAGTACCCGGCCGTCACCTCCGTCGTCGCCCCGTAGGGGTTCTCCTGGACCACCGGCCGTCCCTCGGAGTCCGCGGTGACGAACCGGGTCCGGGCGGGCTCGACGAGCCCCCGCGCGTCCACGAGCTCGCCGCTGTCCCGGAGGTCGTCGTTGACCGAGTTCATGTACGCGAACATCGCCCGCAGCTCCGGCTCGCTCCACGCCGGGCTGTGCCCGGAGGACTGCCCTCGCATCGCGTCGTAGTCGGCCTGGGCGCCCTGCACCATCACCAGGTACTTCATGACCTTCTCCTGCCTCCTCTTCCTGACCACCGGACCACCGCGGACCGTGGACCACCGCGGACCGTCGGGGTGGGTCCTTCACAGGAGACGGCAGAGCCGGGCCGGACCGCCCGGCGCTTGGTCCGATCCCCCGGGGGACGCCACCCGAAAGGGGGGACGACCCGGAGCGAGGACGACCCGGAGCGAGGACGACCCGGAGCGAGGACGACCCGGAGGGGCCGGTCCGGTCAGCCGGCGGACAGCTCCTTCTCCAGCGGGGTACGGAAGCGCGGGGTGACCCGGACCTCGCCGAGCCGGCCGGCCAGCCGCGCCGCCTCCGCCTCCACCGCCCGTACGAGAGCCGTCCGGCCGCCCTTCGCCGTGCCCTTGGTGTGCGTGGCGCGCGTGGCGCGCGTGGCGTCCTCCGCGTCCGGCAGCAGCCGCCACACGATCCCGCCGTCCGGGCGCTGCGCCCAGCCGCCCACGATCCGGCCGTTCCACCACACCGTCGGCCCGATGTTCCCGCTCCGGTCGAAGAGGAGCGGACGGTGGGCCGGGTCGAGATACCAGTCGCGCTCCTGCCAGCCCATCGCCGTCGGATCGAGCGCGGGGAGCAGCGCCGCCCACGGTTCGTCCGGGGACGGTACGGGGTCGAGGTCGTCGGGCAGTACGAACCCGGTCCCGTCCTCGCCCCGGCCCCCGCCCCCGTGAGGGTCACCCGTACGGCGTCGAGCGCGCCCAGGGCACGCCGTACGTCCGTCAGCGTCCAGCCCGTCCACCACTTCAGGTCGGCCTCCGTCGCCGGCCCGTACGCGGCCAGCCAGTGCCGTACGAGCTCCGCGCGCGCCTCGGCGGGCGGCGGGGCGGCCGCCGTGGCCCCCTCCGGCGCGGCCGACCAGCGGAAGCGGTTCGACGTCCAGCCGCCCTGCGGGCGGCCCCGGACGATCAGGCCGCGCATCCCGAGTATCCGCAGGACGCGGGTGCCGACGGACTGCGGTCCCTCCTGGCGGGTGCCGACCCCGTACACGTACGTCGCCCGCAATCGCGGGACGGCGGCGCCGAGTTCGGTCCCGGTCGCCTCGCCCCGCGCCGCCAGTTCGGCGAGGACCAGGCGCTCGGTCTCGGCGAGCCACGGCTCGTCGTAGTCGCTGCCCGCCGCCAAGTGCGCGAGGAGACGGGCGCGTTCGCGGACGCCGGCCGCCTCGGCGGAGGAGGAGTGCACGGCGGCGGCGAGCCCGGACGGCAC contains the following coding sequences:
- a CDS encoding hhH-GPD family protein (HhH-GPD family protein [Streptomyces pristinaespiralis ATCC25486];~endonuclease III; includes endonuclease III (DNA-(apurinic or apyrimidinic site) lyase), alkylbase DNA glycosidases (Alka-family) and other DNA glycosidases; cl14786;~identified by MetaGeneAnnotator; putative), which encodes MSPEIHLAQQPEADALLGRSPLAALVGMLLDQQVPMEWAFSGPYTVATRLGRDDLDAGEIAAQDPEAFAALLSEKPAVHRYPGSMAQRIQQLCRFLVDEYGGDAEAVWRGVATGPELLARLEALPGFGEQKARIFLALLGKQYGVRPEGWREAAGAYGEPDSYRSAADITGPESLAKVRAHKQELKAAAKAAKTAGSKPRAAEVTPKKAAPSTKKA
- a CDS encoding proline iminopeptidase (Esterases and lipases (includes fungal lipases, cholinesterases, etc.) These enzymes act on carboxylic esters (EC: 3.1.1.-). The catalytic apparatus involves three residues (catalytic triad): a serine, a glutamate or aspartate and a histidine.These...; cl12031;~identified by MetaGeneAnnotator; putative;~proline iminopeptidase [Streptomyces clavuligerus ATCC27064];~proline iminopeptidase, Neisseria-type subfamily; TIGR01249), whose amino-acid sequence is MFAELAPHDEGMLDVGDGNHVYWSVAGNPEGKPALVVHGGPGSGSSPNARRVFDPAVYRIVQFDQRGCGRSTPHASDPATDLSVNTTDHLIADMERLRIHLGIDRWLLYGGSWGSTLILAYAETHPERVTEIVIAAVTTTRRSETAWLYEGVGRYFPEAHERFRAGADAPPHTGGQDLIRAYAALMNHPDRSVREKAAADWCTWEDAVLSLEGQGTPYMDRVDDTRLGFVRICAHYFAHGAFLEEGALIRDAHRLAGIPGVLVHGRLDLGGPAATAWELAQAWPDAELHIVASGGHLGVDGTRTHVKDALARFGTATGTAADTATDTATTGATRTAATETTPER
- a CDS encoding erythromycin esterase (Erythromycin esterase [Kribbella flavida DSM17836];~Erythromycin esterase; cl17110;~PFAM: Erythromycin esterase; KEGG: pna:Pnap_2186 erythromycin esterase;~identified by MetaGeneAnnotator; putative), with protein sequence MRVVGLGESTHGTAEFFRLKHRLVEYLVTAHGFRTFAMEASASAAPAVDAYVRGRGTAADGAAALTGLGFWVWRTREVLDLLDWLRAYNRGRAAADQVGFAGIDAQRCAASVAYFASGGTDGKGAGVGAPTGSRSWRRRIRGSIRSDVTN
- a CDS encoding hypothetical protein (identified by MetaGeneAnnotator; putative;~sequence version:1); translated protein: MPADAEGERHARILVRAADVVTCASPAEVGRVRDGHMTDAVGELLTADPDARIALWAHNGHIAVQGASLGARLRERYGSAYYALGLFFGEGAFRARRMWPGPWGPRTRRPSPVAVNRVGPPPPGSLEARLGAGGRGPYVHDLRASAESWPHETLASRSYGAYVARGVYHWNSMPTTPATEYDGLAYVPLSTPSTPL
- a CDS encoding transcriptional regulator, tetR family (Transcriptional regulator [Transcription]; COG1309;~Transcriptional regulator, TetR family [Streptomyces venezuelae ATCC10712];~identified by MetaGeneAnnotator; putative) → MNQVAHASGIGVGTVYRRFGDVSQLLWALLDDRERRFQEAYLSGPPPLGPGAPAARRLDAFLDAYVDRVVEQGPILLAAQSAAPTARYTNGAYLATHAHVTLLVAEARPDANAPLLAHLLLAPFSPSLIHHLTEERHLTADELKAGMRQLLHGDAPLDLHGTHGTHGTHDAHETR
- a CDS encoding trp repressor binding protein (Flavodoxin-like fold; cl00438;~NADPH-dependent FMN reductase; pfam03358;~Trp repressor binding protein [Streptomyces venezuelae ATCC10712];~identified by MetaGeneAnnotator; putative), which produces MSVKVAVIYYSATGNVHQLAQAVAEGAEKAGAEVRLRRVAELAPDAAIDSNPAWRAHVDATVDQVEVATLEDLEWADAYALGSPTRFGNISAQLKQFIDISGGQWQRGVMADKPATGFTSAGNLHGGNESTLLALYNTFHHWGSVIVSPGFTDPSVSAAGGNPYGTAHPGANGEPGENVLAAARYQGARLTKIAKRLNGLAAD
- a CDS encoding membrane protein (Predicted permeases [General function prediction only]; cl00498;~identified by MetaGeneAnnotator; putative;~membrane protein [Streptomyces griseoflavus Tu4000]) codes for the protein MLIALAAGAVVGLSLGALGGGGSVLAVPALIYLLGLTPTAAATASLFIVLATSATALYGHARDGQVRWRTGALFAAAGIVPAALGGLASARLPEWLLTLGFSLVAGFAAVRMVRRTPEAEAVRRSTPAVAGAGAGLGAVTGVLGVGGGFLTVPALVQVVGLKMRPAVGTSLFVVGANALVALLARFGSAAHMDWRIVAPFTGAAVLGAWDGRRLAKRIPGDKLRRIFGVMLLLVAVVMLVDLLI
- a CDS encoding hypothetical protein (Hypothetical protein XNR_3103 [Streptomyces albus J1074];~Transcriptional regulators CsoR (copper-sensitive operon repressor), RcnR, and FrmR, and related domains; this domain superfamily was previously knownas DUF156; cd10148;~identified by MetaGeneAnnotator; putative;~putative allosteric switch controlling residues;~putative homodimer interface [polypeptide binding];~putative homodimer-homodimer interface [polypeptide binding];~putative homotetramer interface [polypeptide binding];~putative metal binding site [ion binding]) — encoded protein: MELDLAGAELKAVLNRLRRAQGQIAGVIRMIEEGRDCEEVVTQLAAASRALDRAGFAIIATGLQQCLTDMEKGTRTGEDPDQMRARLEKLFLSLA
- a CDS encoding rhodanese domain containing protein (Protein of unknown function (DUF2892); pfam11127;~Rhodanese Homology Domain (RHOD); an alpha beta fold domain found duplicated in the rhodanese protein. The cysteine containing enzymatically active version of the domain is also foundin the Cdc25 class of protein phosphatases and a variety of proteins...; cd00158;~active site residue [active];~identified by MetaGeneAnnotator; putative;~rhodanese domain containing protein [Streptomyces sp. Mg1]), with the protein product MTTTTRTVEADQIRTRLDELTVIDVRSPGEYAGGHLPGAMNIPLDRLKHALPSLKEAASRGELLIVCQSGNRSRNACAQLAAEGIPTLDLVGGTSGWASRGNALDRPAGGPVRVPWAMDRQVRLAAGSLVLLGLLLGVLVHPLFQLLSAGVAGGLVFSALTNTCGMAAMLGKLPYNRATSCGVDLSATLNRLNNGGK
- a CDS encoding dgpfaetke family protein (YCII-related domain; cl00999;~dgpfaetke family protein [Streptomyces roseosporus NRRL15998];~identified by MetaGeneAnnotator; putative), which codes for MKYLVMVQGAQADYDAMRGQSSGHSPAWSEPELRAMFAYMNSVNDDLRDSGELVDARGLVEPARTRFVTADSEGRPVVQENPYGATTEVTAGYWVLDCATPERVAEIAARVAQCPQPAGAPEYPVVIRPVDEGEGPEAG
- a CDS encoding hypothetical protein (identified by MetaGeneAnnotator; putative;~sequence version:1), whose protein sequence is MGWQERDWYLDPAHRPLLFDRSGNIGPTVWWNGRIVGGWAQRPDGGIVWRLLPDAEDATRATRATHTKGTAKGGRTALVRAVEAEAARLAGRLGEVRVTPRFRTPLEKELSAG